In one window of Leptospira sp. GIMC2001 DNA:
- the argC gene encoding N-acetyl-gamma-glutamyl-phosphate reductase, producing the protein MVELSIIGAGGLTGRELIKLLNYHPKFKLVHITSNQLNGKKFQECYPQDKFKKEMNFHSHTDPIPKDSTVVLATPNEVSMEMAPRLLKQGHKVIDLSGSFRLHDKGLFEKYYKFTHAEFDLMEKVVFGIPEIYRNELKLSNFVANPGCYATGSLLPIRLLSDIHNKISGSIIIDAKSGVSGAGGRTEDIGFSFTNTAENFRAYKILAHQHEPEIQEYATANQKKIDIVFTPHLLPVYRGILATIYIQTDSETAKKIPEILKTKCESEIFLRYYNSPEEIEIKNVQNTNYLDMSAKVRDGMVVIVSALDNLLKGAAGQALQNLNLMHGFEEDLGLL; encoded by the coding sequence ATGGTAGAATTGAGTATCATTGGAGCCGGCGGATTAACCGGTCGAGAGTTGATTAAATTATTAAATTACCATCCAAAATTTAAACTAGTTCATATAACAAGCAATCAATTGAATGGAAAGAAATTTCAAGAATGTTATCCACAAGATAAATTTAAAAAAGAGATGAATTTCCATTCTCACACTGATCCCATCCCAAAAGATTCGACAGTTGTATTGGCTACTCCGAACGAAGTGTCCATGGAGATGGCACCACGTTTATTGAAGCAAGGTCATAAAGTGATCGATCTATCTGGTAGTTTTCGACTCCACGATAAAGGATTATTTGAGAAATACTATAAATTTACCCATGCAGAATTTGATTTGATGGAGAAGGTCGTATTTGGAATTCCGGAAATCTATCGAAATGAATTAAAGCTCTCCAATTTTGTAGCTAATCCAGGCTGTTATGCAACGGGTTCCCTTCTTCCTATTCGACTTCTGAGTGATATTCATAACAAGATAAGCGGATCAATCATTATAGATGCAAAGTCTGGAGTCAGTGGAGCCGGCGGAAGAACTGAGGATATTGGATTTTCTTTTACCAATACTGCTGAGAACTTCCGAGCATACAAAATTTTGGCACATCAACACGAACCTGAGATCCAAGAATATGCAACTGCAAATCAGAAAAAAATCGATATAGTTTTTACGCCTCACCTACTCCCTGTTTATAGAGGTATACTTGCGACGATTTATATTCAGACAGATTCCGAAACTGCCAAGAAAATTCCAGAAATATTAAAAACTAAATGTGAGTCCGAAATTTTTCTACGCTATTACAACTCACCTGAAGAGATTGAAATAAAAAATGTACAAAATACTAACTACCTAGATATGTCTGCAAAAGTTAGAGACGGTATGGTTGTGATTGTATCGGCGCTTGACAACTTACTTAAAGGAGCAGCTGGACAAGCTCTGCAGAATTTAAATCTTATGCATGGATTTGAAGAAGACTTGGGACTTCTGTAG